aaccgcaccgcaccgcacccaatcgcccatccaaacccacccttaattGATGAACATAGGAAGGAATGGAAACTTGAACTCATTTATTCTACCTTTTCAAGAGAAGAAACGggctattttataattatttattctaCCTTTTCATGAGGACTTTATGGTATGGAAGGGGGAGTCGTCTGGAGATTTCTCTGTACGTAGTGCATATAAGATATTACATGAAAGTAACCTTACTCCTAGTTATTTACAGACAGAggcaaaaatattttacaaaaagtTGTAGAATATTCACATTCTAGGGAATATTAAGATATTAATCTGGAAAATCTCATGGAAATTTATCCCCTATTTTTCTAATCTTCGAATTAAAAGGTTGATGTCGGAGGCGATGTGTCCCAAATGTGGAGAAGCGACTGAAAATATGGACCATATCTTCAAAGAATGTTATGTAACACGATAAGTAtggattagtttaaatttggaGTGGGTGCTACCGGAGATGAATTTGTCCAACTGGGAATGGGTTGCCTAGGTGTTCAAGAATAGTACCAGTCTACAATGTCGCGTGTTTTGTTGCTCCTTGTGGGCGGTCTGGACAGACAGGAATAGGGAGTTCCATAAGGGAAGAAGAAGTATGGGGCCAGAAATTGTTGCATGGATAAAACGTTATATAAAAGAGATGGAGGATTGTAAGGTTAAGAATCTTACCAAAAGAAATGAGCCAACAAATTGGTGTGCCCCTAATGGGTCTGATGTCAAACTAAACTTTGATGCGACTTTCAATAAATCTCAGGCAAAATTGGTATCGGGAGTGGTGGCCAGAAATGCCTCTGGGGAGGTCATCGCTGTTAAACCAACAGTTCATGGGAAGGTTGTTTCTTCATTTGCAGCAGAGGCTCACGCATGTCTCCAAGTAGTGTTGATGGGTAAGCAAATGGGACTCACATCAATAATAATTGGAGACTCAACATCAATTATAAAAAAGAGTAAATCGGAACAGATGGACAAATCGGTGATAGAGGCATTAATAAGAAACATTCAATAACAAAAACGATATTTTCAACAGATAATCTTTCGACATGTATCTAGATATGCAAATCTAATAGCGCACAATCTAGCAAGGAATGCGATGAGAGAAGAGTCACGGTCGTTCTTGAACAAGCAACATCGAAGGTGGGATTGCGGAGAAGAAGAGAACCGAACTAAGATAGGTCGGGGTGAGTGCCCTTTAAGttggaaaaaggaaaggaaagtagGATAAGTGATTGTTTTTGGAAACTTCTTCCTAGGGACTGGAACCGTCGAAATGATTATGCAAATGTTGAGTGGTTTCCAGTTTTATCAGACTAgggtttttattgttttattgtttttattttattttttttggtccTCATCTTTATGCTTTTGATAAGCCCATAAATGCGGGAAAATTGAGCTATGTTGGTCCATATGAAATCTGGCTTTGTGggtatttctttgattttgtttggtctttatttttttaataataatatcggtctgatttattaaaataataaaaattaaaaaataaattttgttgacaccattttttggattaaAACGGGGTCggcttgggttttgaaaaaagaaacgggagtcgccaccaatcattttttatgaggtgtgattggatcacctcaaaaagtggttgtttttaataaacggtttgattttattaaaacaacaagtttggtccacgaaattcagaaaaacggattcgggagtcggttatgtacgaggaaggattagcaccctcgtaacgcccaaaattggtacctagttgattagttaatgtcgaaaattgagaactttgaagaattttaaaaaacatcatccttgtattaaaaggttgaaaattttcaggaaaaagcgcatatttcacgttattcgagaaaaaaatattatatccagtaagttaggacacaatgtctcgaattcccgatacgcgaataaaaaaagcttatttaaaagatatttggctatctcggatttaaaaaggagatcacgaccagtaagttaggacgcgatcttttttaattcccgagatcgtttaaaacttgagtttgaaaagatttgtgtatttatatttattgtgaaaatcgaaactcagtaagttagggtacgatcttctcaaattttaaaatacaaaatttagtttattttaaaaccatattaaataaaattaatttagcatgaaatggtaggaataaatacaatattaacttgtataacaaaatgatgatgatgatacaAGCACAAATAATATAAGCAATAATCAAAGAGagataaaatacattaaaaaaacaagtatatgaaataatgaataaataaaaattaaagcatttcgtaaaaataataacaaacacatgactaaataaataaataaataccgaatagtacaaaataataatacaaatagtaggagataaaatatttatgtatgtatataaatatttaaattataaattataaagtgagtgaatatatatatatatgtatataaaatgaatatataagggtacgtatatatatatatagatagatcataaaaatatgaatattatatatatataatatgaaaccgcgtatatgtatgtatataacaaagattccaaataaaaaaataaatgaacaacttaataataacaataatattattactttatagaaaaaaaagaaaaataaaaattgacgaaaggactaaattaaacttTGAAACAAGATTCGGGGTTTAAAATCGCAAATACATAAAATGGGTTTATAAGGGACCGAAATAAAACGCGCTTAAAGCGCGAGGGATCTGTTGGGAAATATTCTCTTACACTGAAACGCTGCGTTTCGACCGAGGAGGGGGCATGGTCTTAGGACCAAATCGAAAAACAAACTAAATTCACGGGCCAAATAACAAATAACCAAAAAGGATCAGATCGGCTACGGCGCAAAAGTGGAGGGGGCTACTGCGAAATATCCCCCTAAAGCTAGACGCGCGGACCCTCCGGGTCGGATCGGGTCGACGCACGGGCCTGGGGGcaaaaaacggcgtcgttttctaTTGCTATTTAAAcacccctttttttattttttcatttcagcaacagttttttttttaaattcaaaaacattccctttttctctcaaaaacccGACCCTTGGGTCCTCTTAGCGCCGCCGTTGCGCTTGCCACACCGCCACCACCTCCGACGGCCGACGAAGCGCCAGATGGGCGATTGAAACTCCGTAACAATGagtttttcctctttttctttatgtattttattttcttattttttagaaaaaaaacagattaaaaaaatataaaaagataaaataaagaaataaagaaaaatcaatCCTAAAGAAAGCAACCTTTTtgtatttctaattttttttgcaaaatcggGGGCCCCCTTTACAATGGTTTTTCAATCGATTTTGAACCGAAAATGATACCCCCCTTTCGTTTCTTACAAATCGGCTTTATagccaaaagaaaataaaaattttggtctTGTCTCCTTCTGCTTCTGCTTGTGTTGCGTGTTTGCAGGGTGATGGACGAGCGGCGCGACGTCAGAGGCAGGAGCGGATGGAAACTAGggttctgaaaccctagtttttcaTTGGGTTTTGGCTGTATTTGGGCCTATTGTTTGTATTTGGGCTGGTccaattaattttgtaatgtaATTGGGCCGTTTGGGCTGAAGTTTGTTTTGCTGGTAGGGCCCGAGTGAAATTGGACTtctacaaatttatttttagaattttaaaaaatctccTCCAAAATAATCATACAAACACATCTTAAGGTttgactaaaattttcaattttaaataatattaaaaaataatttatttttattaaataattataaaagaagaaagggGTACAGAAAATAGGCCCAAAAGGCTTATCAAATGAAATACAATGCCCTTTTAAAAACCCTAGTATAGGGTGAGGATGACCATCGATAGAATTCAAATATTTACACATATTAattatccaaatttattttatattttacccataaatttatttttattttactaaattcatacatattttatatataattagtataattataatatattagatTAGGTTAGGTTATGTGAATGTGAATGTGAATgtaaatgtattatttataaaattttatctatttattatataaataattaaaattttccatctaAAACAAAagtgatattttttaaattcatttaataatttttaataaaaccacaattttatttataagtatgaTCAAGTAcatttatttactcatttaaatattttagtaaaatcaaaattcatatttaaaatgtgacaaattttataaaaataaaaaatatttaaaatgataaatttagtaatataatgaacaacaaaactatattaatcactttaaaatttcttcaaaCTCACGTTTTATATAATTCTTACTATTATCCATAATCTCCCAATCTCGAATTAATGCCCCGTTAATTGTTGCAGCAATAACAATAtcgattgaattaaaataacgaataaataattattaggtATTTGTATTATTCTTATATTTCCTTAGTCAAATAGTGGGTGTGGACCAGTATTGataaaaacaaataactaaaaatgGTAACcataagtttgaaaatgatgaaatcataCATTAACCATGGTTTGGGTCCAAAACTCACATCACATGCCCAACCTTTACCCATATGGTTAAATTACATAAATGCCCACATTTTGGTTCAAACCTAACAATCTCACCCTTTACCTctaattatcaaaaataaaaattaaaataaggtaaaaatCATAAACATAATAGATACACACTacgataaatatttatcaatcaTTACACAAAATATGATACCATTGTCAACACTTAACacacaaaaacatatatatatatatatatatttctctttttttccctGTAAATTTTAGGTATAAATCACCATTTACTCTTTAAACTTGATAATTTTTCCGAAATTTCTAAACTTCTTCGGCCCACTTAGTCTTGGAACTTGTTAACTTTTCTCATATTAATTCAAACTTGACAACTTCTCTCAATTTTGGTCAATCTGATGACATGGAATGATATCAAAGTGCCATGTCatcacataaaaattatatttttttaaaaaaattaagtgattaCATGATATAATATCAGAGTATTACATCATCATAaacactaaaattgaaaaagaaaaccaaaactAATGTGTAGAGAAAAATTACCGGTTGAGGGACTAAATGTTCCctatcttttattcttttacctTTCTTAATTGTTCATCTCAAAAAAATCAGTCAATACCCTAAATACCCCTGAAATTCTCCAATCTCATTGCTAGGGGGTTGCTTTTGTAGGTAGTTATAGATGAGCTAACaagatataattatattgatataaaacatgacataaaaataattaaaaatgtgaataccatataaatatattaattttgtttaggcataaacataaatttaacccctaatgtttattcattttattattttggtccttaattcttttttggggttattttcgTCATCAACCCTTAAAAATAAgtcaaattgattgttttttaatgaaaaattgatgaactattaaaattttaatggcaaCTCATGTGGCATTTTATGTGTACTTCACTTCTAACATGGataaattttctacaagttttatgaacttttgaaatttgttgattttttttaaaatttttctgaaTTATTCATGGATTGTTACTCTAGTGGCCACATCAATACCGTTAAAATTTTTACAGTTTAGTCAAATTTTTCATCCAAAAGTAAgcaatttaattaagtttatcttgATGCTTTTGGTATAAAGCAAActaaaagttatcaaatttttattatgtaaaaatcacaaatataatataaatatatgaattgtCAAAATTAGAATGTAAATGGATTGGATATGTATTCATTGCCAACCTACTAAGCATATAATAACTCCAACACCTTAGCCTCCCTACCATGAAGTGATTTTAGTTTCTATCATTAATAACCTCAATGGAAAACATGAACAAGAAAAACCCAccattctttcatttcattttgaacagTTACATAATGAGTTTTACTATTAAAATCTTAGAAaacacttgttttattatttattttatgactATATATCATTACCATCAATGAAATGGATGCATGATAGGGAATGATTGATTTGACTGATAGTTGAACAAAATTCAGTGCATCTCAGCGCTCGTGCTGCTTATTTGAGACCACGTCTTCTCTTTTGTCAACTCCACATTCTCCCCCCATGAAAGCATCATTGGTGGGTGGGTGGCATCAAATTGGACAAATGGAAGATCTATGTTAACCTACACACACATTCTGTACATACACACTTATATGTTCCCTTGGACTTTTGTATTAATTGTGGCCGTCTCACCGGAAGATGGACTTCAAAATTTCGTTTTACAAGCTTAGTGTGTACAGTTAAAGCAGGACATGGTAATATTCATTCCAATacaatgaaaattgaaaaggaatGTAATTTGCAAGAAAATCTTTCACTGATACATACACATAGATGTATTCTCTCTACATACACAGTTTCAAAGCTGTGTGCTTTGGAAAAATCCGTACACCTCAACTGTAACTTCAGTCATGGTACTGTAGGTGATTAAAAGGAGATGAAGAagctaaaaaggaaaaaaaggtcCATCCCCTATGCTTCATCATCAACTGCGTGGTGCCACAAGCAAAGCTGGCCCCGGATGATCAACTTTGTCAGCGTCAACCTTCTACTCCTAGAGCCTCCTCCCAACAATATCGGTCAATCTCtccaaaaattcaacaaaacaatCTTCGTCGCTGCAACAACAACCAACAAGTATGCCAGCATCCATCACTCCTTGATTCGACTAAACAGTGACTTGAGATAAATTTCTATACAATTAATCTGCATTTCCCTCTTTAGAGGCTACACCCCACATTACATTTCATAAAACCTGGTGAAACTTCTTTTTCGTATGCAGATTAAGCAGATGGTTGCCTTGATTAGGTCTTAAATTCCTTTTCATTTGGTGTGAAATTATCAATCAATGGCATCTTTTATTAGCTACCAGAAACCCCTTTCTTTCTGCTGCTCCTATCAGATTGACATAGCACTAAAACACATGCAATCTTCTAAACACTAGAATAGGATCAAGCCTTATGGAGAACAGAACTTACATGATATTCAGACGCCCGTATATTATCCAGAAACTCTGAAATCTCAATTTGCCGCATTACTGTACCATGTAAAACCTGTAAAACCATTGTCAAAATATCTGTcaacattaaaatcaaaatcaggTCTCTGTACCTGACTTCTCTAAATGAACCAAGTTGAGCCATACTCGCTTAGTTTTGTCGAGATCATACTCAACACATTTGATTCGGTCCAGAGATTCCATCAACATTTTCTCCTTTTCTAATGGAATACCAGCAGGCTTGTTGCAGAGTTCCTCAAATGCTTTCTCTAGTTTCTGGAGACGCTCTATACAAGGACGGACATGGTCTTCTTCATTAACAGCTTCTGGCACTGTTACATTTGAATGGCTATTCGTGCTGGATCCAATCACATTTGAAGGATGTATATTGTTTGGTCTTCTCCATGATTCCAATCGAACAGTACGAATAAAAGCAGCCAATCTAACCAATAAAGCTATTAGCAATTTTGCAAAAGACTGAATATTCCTTCTCCCAAACTTTTCTTTGACGTTGTCTATCCAATTGGTGATTGGAGTTCCTGAAATTTGATGTCaatttagaaaacaaatctaAAGGGTAGGGAATTAGGACAAAAGCTTCCATCAACTACATGGTTAACTATCTACATTCTATGTTAAACCAGATAATTAACAGGAAACTGGTTATTGAGATGAAATAGCATTTTAAAATACCTTGGGAATAAAAAGATGCTCTTTGATGAGATTGGCTATCTGCATTGCTACAACTAGGCAACTGATCTGGAGAATATAGgagtccttggtcactttttatagttttttcaATCATAGGGAAACCATCATTGCAACTATAATAAGCATTTGGATCTGACACCCTCACCTGCATTCACAATCAATCTTATTAAGAGGGTCAGAAACTCACATCAGTTACCAATAAAACAGAATTCCCTACTTTTGCAACTCACGTCTTCGCAAACTGGTGCCAAACAAGGAAATGCAGAGCTCCTCCGTTCAGTTGGAGAACACTGGTCATCGATCTCTGACTCTGCTGCTGATGTGTCACTAGTCATTCCCTGACAGAGCTTGTGTTGAAACATAAGCATCAAAAGATATAACCACCTAACATTATTGTCCTGAATGATTGCAACTTACCTTTAGTGGCCGTATCTGAACATAAGATTCATAGTTATGCTGGTCATTTGATACTCTGGTAATTTGCCTAACAAATGTTCTCTCTGCATTATGTACAAGCTATCAATGGAAACACATGTTAGTCTCCAGGTAAAAGCCgtataaaacaaaaaatcacaTCTAACAACCATTCCACatgtaaggaaaaaaaaaaaaggaaacatcATATTACAGGTACTTTGATTAAGGGGATGGCTACCTTCATTATCTCTGGATCATTCCATGGACCTTTGTTGGATCTAAGACACCCTCCATCTGTAGAGCAAGTGCATGACCCTCCTAAGAAATCTGGCAACTGACTGAAAGAGGAGAAGAATAAGCAAGGACTTAGGAGGGATCACAAGGTGAACTCTCGCAAGGGCAAGAATGAACAGGTAATTAACAGACCTAGAATCAATGCTCTCCAGTAGCCTACCAAGAGATTTGGGCTCCAAAACCTGAAATTAGTAAATAGAACATTGAATAACCACAGAGCAGGAGAAAGGGAATCAAAAGAAGAATGCCCAAAGCCATATCCTTTACATTTATCTTCCCAAGTGTCTTTGCATCGAGGAACTTCTGAGCAGCAGGCCAAAGCATCTTTTTGAATCCAGGACCAGCATTGACTATGTACATTCTGTGTAATGTCTGTAAAGCCATATAAAAAAGAATTACATTCCAATTAGCAACAGAAGGTAAAAACATGAATGGATAAGATCAGATACCTCAGGGTAATAACTGTTGTCTATTTTAGTCATGGCAGCCAAAAGATTTGCAGCAGTCCTGCTAAAGTTCTTCATGCCCtacattcaaaataacattcaattgCTGACTATAAATCTACCATTAGGCTGCTCTAAAGGAAACAATAAACATCAATCACttggaaaacaaaatttaaccatcAATATAATTCTACCATTAGGACCATTAGGCTGCTGGAAAGGGGGGGGGTGTTAGGCTgctataaagaaaagaaagtaacTATCCTAGAGGAAGGAAGTATTGCAACATTCCATAGAAGATGTGAGAGGCTATATTGCACACTCCATTAGGAAATCTGCTTCAAGTCATCGGTGAAATGGGGCCATAGCAAGGATTAAGGTAAAAGGAAGCTTTTGTATTTAGTTCTAGTCTAAACCTACGTATAAAAGACAATTGTTAAGTAGAATGACAatgcaaaattttctaaaaggtACAAGACTAACAACGTTCTGCCGTAATGGCATGAACAATGTTGTCAAATCTCAATTTGTTGAAGGGCACAAGATAAAAGGCAAATACCAGTCCTTGTACATCCAATACAGTAGTTGTTGAACAGATTTGTCGCTTTGCGGCAATTGAACAAGCAGGGAATTTCTCCGATAGAGCTCTCTCGAACTCTTGGACATGGTACTTCAAATATCGGTCTATGGTGGTGATTTTCATAAGCCTACTTGGATGGGCTTTTCCTAACCGCTCAATATAAACAGGTCTCCCTTCCTTGTCAACTCCATGGTACCCCTGGGGATAGTATTGCAATACTTCTTCTAGCTCTTCAAACTCAAAATCCTGTTGATAGCCAAAAGGTTAAACTTGTATGATAAAAAGATACATCAAAACAAAAACCTAGCCCTTAATCTTGaaagcaaacaaaatatttaaggGTGCCTGAAAACTGTTTGGCTTAATCAAAAGTGATGCAACTCATTTGAGGTTTTATTTGTTAACTCTTCTCCAGAGAAAAGGCAATGAAAGAGATACAACAAAGTCTACATTTCTCACCTCCAAAATGGTATCTGTTCCAAACTCTTTCCTCCATTTAAGCATTTCTTCCCACATCTGGATTGTTTTTTCAATGTTAAACTCTCTAGCTTTCAAGAATCTACAAGTTTAAAGAGTAGTAGTACTTCTCAGCATACATTAGTAAGGCAGATATAATGTGAAACATTGAACAAATTAGAGCTTGTC
The nucleotide sequence above comes from Gossypium raimondii isolate GPD5lz chromosome 13, ASM2569854v1, whole genome shotgun sequence. Encoded proteins:
- the LOC105782927 gene encoding phosphatidylinositol/phosphatidylcholine transfer protein SFH13 isoform X3; its protein translation is MSGVEETGANDESRDRRSDFDNSEDERRRSKIGNLKKKAINASNKFTHSLKKRGKKKIDYRVPSVSIEDVRDAKEEGAVHELRQKLLHKDLLPPRHDDYHTLLRFLKAREFNIEKTIQMWEEMLKWRKEFGTDTILEDFEFEELEEVLQYYPQGYHGVDKEGRPVYIERLGKAHPSRLMKITTIDRYLKYHVQEFERALSEKFPACSIAAKRQICSTTTVLDVQGLGMKNFSRTAANLLAAMTKIDNSYYPETLHRMYIVNAGPGFKKMLWPAAQKFLDAKTLGKINVLEPKSLGRLLESIDSSQLPDFLGGSCTCSTDGGCLRSNKGPWNDPEIMKLVHNAERTFVRQITRVSNDQHNYESYVQIRPLKLCQGMTSDTSAAESEIDDQCSPTERRSSAFPCLAPVCEDVRVSDPNAYYSCNDGFPMIEKTIKSDQGLLYSPDQLPSCSNADSQSHQRASFYSQGTPITNWIDNVKEKFGRRNIQSFAKLLIALLVRLAAFIRTVRLESWRRPNNIHPSNVIGSSTNSHSNVTVPEAVNEEDHVRPCIERLQKLEKAFEELCNKPAGIPLEKEKMLMESLDRIKCVEYDLDKTKRVLHGTVMRQIEISEFLDNIRASEYHRRRLFC
- the LOC105782927 gene encoding phosphatidylinositol/phosphatidylcholine transfer protein SFH13 isoform X1, which encodes MSGVEETGANDESRDRRSDFDNSEDERRRSKIGNLKKKAINASNKFTHSLKKRGKKKIDYRVPSVSIEDVRDAKEEGAVHELRQKLLHKDLLPPRHDDYHTLLRFLKAREFNIEKTIQMWEEMLKWRKEFGTDTILEDFEFEELEEVLQYYPQGYHGVDKEGRPVYIERLGKAHPSRLMKITTIDRYLKYHVQEFERALSEKFPACSIAAKRQICSTTTVLDVQGLGMKNFSRTAANLLAAMTKIDNSYYPETLHRMYIVNAGPGFKKMLWPAAQKFLDAKTLGKINVLEPKSLGRLLESIDSSQLPDFLGGSCTCSTDGGCLRSNKGPWNDPEIMKLVHNAERTFVRQITRVSNDQHNYESYVQIRPLKLCQGMTSDTSAAESEIDDQCSPTERRSSAFPCLAPVCEDVRVSDPNAYYSCNDGFPMIEKTIKSDQGLLYSPDQLPSCSNADSQSHQRASFYSQGTPITNWIDNVKEKFGRRNIQSFAKLLIALLVRLAAFIRTVRLESWRRPNNIHPSNVIGSSTNSHSNVTVPEAVNEEDHVRPCIERLQKLEKAFEELCNKPAGIPLEKEKMLMESLDRIKCVEYDLDKTKRVLHGTVMRQIEISEFLDNIRASEYHEQQKERGFW
- the LOC105782927 gene encoding phosphatidylinositol/phosphatidylcholine transfer protein SFH13 isoform X2, producing MSGVEETGANDESRDRRSDFDNSEDERRRSKIGNLKKKAINASNKFTHSLKKRGKKKIDYRVPSVSIEDVRDAKEEGAVHELRQKLLHKDLLPPRHDDYHTLLRFLKAREFNIEKTIQMWEEMLKWRKEFGTDTILEDFEFEELEEVLQYYPQGYHGVDKEGRPVYIERLGKAHPSRLMKITTIDRYLKYHVQEFERALSEKFPACSIAAKRQICSTTTVLDVQGLGMKNFSRTAANLLAAMTKIDNSYYPETLHRMYIVNAGPGFKKMLWPAAQKFLDAKTLGKINVLEPKSLGRLLESIDSSQLPDFLGGSCTCSTDGGCLRSNKGPWNDPEIMKLVHNAERTFVRQITRVSNDQHNYESYVQIRPLKGMTSDTSAAESEIDDQCSPTERRSSAFPCLAPVCEDVRVSDPNAYYSCNDGFPMIEKTIKSDQGLLYSPDQLPSCSNADSQSHQRASFYSQGTPITNWIDNVKEKFGRRNIQSFAKLLIALLVRLAAFIRTVRLESWRRPNNIHPSNVIGSSTNSHSNVTVPEAVNEEDHVRPCIERLQKLEKAFEELCNKPAGIPLEKEKMLMESLDRIKCVEYDLDKTKRVLHGTVMRQIEISEFLDNIRASEYHEQQKERGFW
- the LOC105782927 gene encoding phosphatidylinositol/phosphatidylcholine transfer protein SFH13 isoform X4, with protein sequence MWEEMLKWRKEFGTDTILEDFEFEELEEVLQYYPQGYHGVDKEGRPVYIERLGKAHPSRLMKITTIDRYLKYHVQEFERALSEKFPACSIAAKRQICSTTTVLDVQGLGMKNFSRTAANLLAAMTKIDNSYYPETLHRMYIVNAGPGFKKMLWPAAQKFLDAKTLGKINVLEPKSLGRLLESIDSSQLPDFLGGSCTCSTDGGCLRSNKGPWNDPEIMKLVHNAERTFVRQITRVSNDQHNYESYVQIRPLKLCQGMTSDTSAAESEIDDQCSPTERRSSAFPCLAPVCEDVRVSDPNAYYSCNDGFPMIEKTIKSDQGLLYSPDQLPSCSNADSQSHQRASFYSQGTPITNWIDNVKEKFGRRNIQSFAKLLIALLVRLAAFIRTVRLESWRRPNNIHPSNVIGSSTNSHSNVTVPEAVNEEDHVRPCIERLQKLEKAFEELCNKPAGIPLEKEKMLMESLDRIKCVEYDLDKTKRVLHGTVMRQIEISEFLDNIRASEYHEQQKERGFW